A region from the Francisella orientalis FNO12 genome encodes:
- a CDS encoding mechanosensitive ion channel family protein yields the protein MSDQTFKSIEDPSLGLIRKNQVSTFNNKTPRNLFTNFYYKSLGSLIGYHQYYYDAINCISPQNIKVNDHTISEQDINVNKMLVALLKTNFKLQDVPNKATGNKLEITLGTGAEKQTFYLAKKENGDWYFTQENFDNSKTTEKFIEYRQEKNFTIDNIKDVSMPILSYMRFIFGVNQSYRFDIRDAFATMDIQWVPQNIREGYASFVAFSMNKIFKNADITFRNIPGEVLPGSNLVMIYTSPEVGKSIYLEYVKDTSTGKYSWIFTKQTLLNAVDTYLNDSIDSPRDHLSYSLHYTIWENIPTLLTAYNQFIYSMIIGIISLTLFYISYKLAFCLLSPVFRILSNIFENKDFKTIKKLNIAISLMISMYIGYFFFFNSMIIFVDTCYYIDLVFRIVYGIVIMFLCTEIVNVLCSFTISSYKKVKDPNRSARFAFAPIIANKIINLIIILIITGFIIQELGIDMIHFLVALGIGGLAIALAGKDTIENLFGSIILAIERPVKIGDWVIIKDKEGIVEKIGLRSTTIRTFEDSALIIPNYAFVTSQINNMGERIYRRYMTALEVDELTPTAKLRSYVDAINELIKNTSHMRKEGYYVRVNDLKPASIKILVYVFFISADWGEELEQREQFIMSMLDLAEEIGVKLAPSQKNSV from the coding sequence TTGTCTGATCAAACCTTTAAAAGTATAGAGGATCCGTCTTTAGGCCTCATAAGAAAAAATCAAGTCAGTACTTTTAACAACAAAACCCCGCGCAACTTGTTCACTAACTTTTATTATAAGTCTTTGGGATCTTTGATTGGTTATCATCAATACTACTATGATGCAATAAATTGTATCTCTCCCCAAAATATTAAAGTTAATGACCATACAATTAGTGAACAAGATATCAATGTTAATAAAATGCTTGTAGCACTTCTAAAAACCAACTTTAAACTTCAAGATGTACCTAACAAAGCAACCGGTAACAAACTAGAGATAACCCTAGGCACAGGTGCCGAGAAGCAAACTTTCTACTTGGCAAAAAAAGAAAATGGTGATTGGTACTTTACTCAAGAGAATTTTGATAACAGTAAAACAACTGAAAAATTTATTGAATATAGACAAGAAAAGAACTTTACCATAGATAATATAAAAGATGTCTCAATGCCTATATTATCATATATGAGATTTATTTTTGGAGTCAACCAAAGTTATCGTTTTGACATCCGAGATGCTTTTGCAACTATGGACATTCAATGGGTACCTCAAAATATTAGAGAAGGTTATGCTTCATTTGTTGCCTTTAGTATGAATAAAATATTCAAAAATGCTGATATAACCTTTAGAAATATTCCAGGAGAAGTTCTTCCTGGTAGTAATCTTGTAATGATATATACATCTCCTGAAGTTGGTAAAAGTATATACCTTGAATACGTCAAAGATACCAGTACTGGTAAATATAGCTGGATATTTACCAAACAAACTTTATTAAATGCTGTTGATACCTACCTAAATGATTCGATTGACTCTCCTAGAGACCATTTAAGTTACAGTTTGCATTATACCATCTGGGAAAACATCCCAACTCTTTTGACTGCATATAATCAATTTATATACAGTATGATTATAGGTATCATCTCACTAACGTTATTTTACATCTCTTATAAGCTAGCATTTTGTCTTCTAAGTCCAGTCTTTAGAATCCTTAGTAATATATTTGAAAACAAAGACTTCAAAACCATCAAAAAACTTAATATCGCAATATCATTGATGATATCTATGTATATTGGATATTTCTTCTTTTTTAACTCAATGATTATCTTTGTAGATACCTGTTATTATATTGATCTTGTATTTAGAATTGTGTACGGCATTGTCATTATGTTCTTATGTACAGAAATAGTGAATGTGTTGTGCTCTTTTACAATATCTTCTTACAAAAAAGTCAAAGATCCAAACAGATCAGCAAGATTTGCCTTTGCACCGATTATCGCAAACAAGATAATTAATCTAATTATAATTCTAATTATTACAGGATTCATTATCCAAGAGCTTGGAATTGATATGATTCATTTCTTAGTAGCTCTTGGGATTGGTGGTCTTGCTATTGCTCTAGCTGGTAAAGACACAATTGAAAATCTATTTGGCTCAATAATACTAGCTATAGAAAGACCTGTAAAAATTGGTGATTGGGTAATTATAAAAGATAAAGAAGGAATAGTTGAGAAAATTGGCCTAAGAAGTACTACTATTAGAACATTTGAGGATTCGGCATTAATTATCCCTAACTATGCTTTTGTAACATCACAAATCAATAATATGGGTGAGAGGATATATAGAAGATATATGACCGCTCTTGAGGTTGATGAATTAACACCTACCGCTAAACTTAGATCCTATGTTGATGCTATCAATGAGTTAATCAAGAATACTTCACATATGAGAAAAGAAGGATATTACGTAAGAGTAAATGATCTAAAACCCGCATCTATAAAAATATTAGTCTATGTTTTCTTTATCTCTGCAGATTGGGGAGAAGAGCTAGAGCAACGAGAACAGTTCATTATGAGTATGTTAGACTTAGCTGAAGAGATTGGTGTCAAACTAGCACCATCACAAAAAAATTCAGTTTGA
- a CDS encoding transglycosylase SLT domain-containing protein, with product MKIGSANLDFLDSLFKSNLVLAIAAYNAGPGNVAKWLNNKEVPTTIWIENIPFGETRHYVRKVLVNMIVYNNVILKDNKKLRLSDLLNTNVSNEFDFRK from the coding sequence ATTAAAATTGGTTCTGCCAATTTAGATTTTCTAGATAGTTTATTTAAAAGTAATTTAGTTCTAGCTATTGCAGCATATAATGCAGGTCCGGGAAATGTTGCTAAATGGCTAAATAATAAAGAAGTTCCGACAACCATTTGGATAGAGAATATTCCATTTGGTGAAACCCGTCATTATGTAAGAAAGGTTTTGGTTAATATGATCGTATATAATAATGTTATTCTAAAGGATAATAAAAAATTAAGACTGAGTGACTTACTAAATACAAATGTTTCGAATGAATTTGATTTTAGGAAGTAA
- a CDS encoding 5'-methylthioadenosine/adenosylhomocysteine nucleosidase, translated as MKKIAILGAMEIEIQPILQKLEKYETVDYANNKYYVANYNGIELVIAHSKIGKVFSSLTATIMIEHFSVDALLFTGVAGGLQDLQVGDMIAATATVQHDVDITAFGHPYGKIPISEVEIATSARILEQAKVIAKELNLNLHTGLIATGDQFVHSAERKDFVVKEFDAKAIEMEGASVNLICNEMNIPSFILRSISDTADGDAPENFDEFVKMAANRSADFVMKLVDRVK; from the coding sequence ATGAAAAAAATAGCGATATTAGGGGCTATGGAAATTGAAATCCAGCCGATATTACAAAAATTAGAAAAATATGAAACTGTAGATTATGCAAATAATAAATATTATGTTGCTAACTATAATGGCATAGAGCTTGTTATAGCTCATAGTAAGATTGGTAAAGTTTTCTCAAGTCTAACAGCAACGATAATGATAGAGCATTTTAGCGTGGATGCATTGCTATTTACAGGAGTAGCTGGTGGGCTTCAAGATTTGCAAGTAGGTGATATGATTGCTGCAACGGCAACAGTTCAGCATGATGTTGATATTACAGCTTTTGGCCATCCTTATGGTAAGATTCCTATTTCTGAAGTTGAGATTGCTACTTCAGCACGGATACTAGAACAAGCTAAAGTAATCGCAAAAGAGCTTAATTTAAATTTACATACTGGATTAATCGCTACTGGAGATCAGTTTGTCCATTCTGCTGAAAGAAAAGATTTCGTGGTTAAAGAGTTTGATGCAAAAGCTATAGAGATGGAAGGAGCTAGCGTTAATCTTATTTGTAATGAAATGAATATCCCTAGTTTCATACTAAGAAGTATCTCAGATACGGCTGATGGCGATGCTCCAGAGAACTTTGATGAGTTTGTTAAAATGGCTGCAAATAGATCAGCTGATTTTGTGATGAAATTAGTTGATAGAGTAAAATAA
- a CDS encoding aromatic amino acid transport family protein — protein sequence MKQFIGVFLIIGSTIGGGIIGLPIAAANLGFVGSLLAVCLVWLIMTFTGLCILKISYNLSVKHNTYFSLSTKFLNFKGAKVTVFGGYLLILYLTLTTYISGISSSVSLYFAQNSNLSYLLSGVILVFILGGVTTYNSRIIIKSNVIFVIAKLSLIIIAIFLIFYPTSKINISIDSYPIRSIGVFSFLFVLFNAFGYHFIIPSLVKFYDKRISFKSFVVLLIFSTTVIALIYIAWILVIFFTIPVEGSHGMMSIYNSKNQLIAFNNSISFFTQSYTISNMLSAFQLISMIGSFCCISIGVINALKDAFGQNAYIKVLICTYLPPLILMSLSQNMFLIAMSLAGILTFYIEVFVPILGVRNYYKVSNKIKKQIFICKSIFKAFS from the coding sequence ATGAAGCAGTTTATAGGTGTATTTTTGATTATTGGTTCGACTATAGGTGGTGGTATCATAGGTTTACCTATTGCTGCTGCTAACTTAGGATTTGTGGGAAGTTTATTGGCAGTATGTTTAGTATGGCTAATAATGACATTTACAGGATTATGTATATTAAAAATATCTTATAACCTCTCAGTTAAGCACAATACATATTTCTCACTATCTACCAAATTCTTAAACTTTAAAGGAGCTAAGGTTACTGTTTTTGGAGGTTATCTATTAATACTATATTTAACACTGACCACTTACATATCTGGCATTAGTTCATCCGTAAGCTTATACTTTGCACAAAACAGTAATTTAAGTTACTTATTATCTGGTGTGATTCTAGTATTTATACTAGGTGGAGTTACAACTTATAACTCTAGAATTATAATCAAGAGTAATGTTATATTTGTCATAGCTAAACTCTCTCTTATTATCATAGCTATATTTCTAATTTTTTATCCTACAAGCAAAATTAATATTAGTATTGATAGCTATCCTATTAGATCAATAGGAGTATTTTCATTCTTATTTGTATTATTTAATGCTTTTGGTTATCACTTTATTATCCCAAGTTTAGTAAAGTTTTATGATAAGCGTATTTCTTTTAAATCTTTTGTTGTGTTACTTATCTTTAGTACAACAGTCATAGCGCTGATTTATATAGCATGGATTTTGGTAATATTCTTTACAATACCAGTAGAAGGTAGTCATGGAATGATGAGTATTTATAATAGTAAAAATCAGCTTATAGCTTTTAATAATAGTATTAGCTTTTTCACTCAGTCATACACTATTAGCAATATGTTAAGCGCTTTTCAATTAATATCTATGATAGGCTCTTTCTGTTGTATATCTATAGGTGTAATCAATGCTTTAAAAGATGCTTTTGGACAAAATGCTTACATTAAAGTCTTAATCTGTACTTATTTACCACCACTAATTTTAATGAGTCTTTCTCAAAATATGTTTTTAATTGCAATGTCATTAGCAGGGATATTAACATTCTATATTGAGGTATTTGTACCAATTTTAGGAGTTAGAAATTATTATAAAGTGTCTAATAAGATAAAAAAACAAATCTTTATTTGCAAATCAATATTCAAAGCTTTTAGTTAG
- a CDS encoding transglycosylase SLT domain-containing protein, with product MWKYWLAYSYQKIGMPDKAQPIYIELAKIPYNYYSYLSADVLDINYSYGDNNFSGISYSEIQKLESDENVKHAIELHKMAQFKDSVKLWKWIVRKKFSDGYRNEIPLLAQLAWLYGMYYQAIFSMHVMGLDNHVHLLYLDAFDEIVQEQSSKYDLKQALIYSIIRKESLFEIEAKSYVGAKGLMLVTVPTVNFISINID from the coding sequence GTGTGGAAATACTGGCTAGCTTATAGTTATCAGAAAATTGGTATGCCTGATAAAGCTCAGCCGATTTATATTGAGCTAGCTAAAATTCCATATAATTATTACTCATATCTATCTGCTGATGTTTTAGATATAAATTATAGTTATGGTGATAATAATTTTAGTGGTATATCTTATTCTGAAATTCAGAAACTTGAATCAGATGAAAATGTTAAACATGCTATAGAGTTACATAAAATGGCTCAGTTTAAAGATTCTGTAAAACTTTGGAAATGGATAGTTCGTAAAAAGTTTTCAGATGGCTATAGAAATGAAATACCTCTTTTAGCGCAATTAGCTTGGTTATATGGGATGTATTATCAAGCAATATTTAGTATGCATGTGATGGGTTTGGATAATCATGTACATTTACTATATCTAGATGCTTTTGATGAGATTGTGCAGGAGCAATCTAGTAAATATGATTTGAAACAAGCTTTGATTTACTCAATAATAAGAAAAGAATCTTTATTTGAAATTGAAGCAAAGTCATATGTGGGTGCAAAGGGATTGATGCTAGTTACAGTTCCTACGGTTAATTTCATATCTATAAATATAGATTAG
- a CDS encoding MFS transporter, which yields MFSISAILFATLTDVFTEKRVLFFSQSLSIFGLICLGLSDNIYAVYVGFVSLGLGMGCYSSIARALISRNADNNS from the coding sequence ATGTTTAGTATTTCTGCGATTTTATTTGCGACTTTAACAGATGTTTTTACAGAAAAGAGAGTACTATTTTTTTCACAGAGCTTGTCTATATTTGGTTTAATTTGCTTGGGATTATCAGATAATATCTATGCTGTATATGTTGGTTTTGTGAGTTTAGGGCTTGGCATGGGATGTTACTCATCTATTGCTAGGGCATTAATATCACGTAATGCTGACAATAATAGCTAA
- a CDS encoding lytic transglycosylase domain-containing protein, whose amino-acid sequence MLSKKKFIIGSIAFLSIGIGYSITNQQIQYSQQAIKALDKKDYKLYYYLKTKLKDTSIYPYLQCKEIAIDPVIFEIATIDDYLKENQNSYWSSQLRDDLANYYANKKDWQHFQKYYSGDLGISGKCWSMQAEYESGNKSKAINEYGELWQNRVYMPSACNDMQKYWDNSEDKSKEYLITKAYTLAFANKFDDSLWLLNTYVKNNKDYVNYISAWQNATKNPSNLDGFINRFHNYRNFDKIFINISTNLVKKNPEQYAKIWDSLKNKRYLSNEAKQQSISAIAVSFARSQSPQAKYWLARVDKRYLDTTAWEWLLRVDLYNENFKDYIQTYNQLPKKSQQDEAWRYWLAYSYEQVGQKAKADEIYVNLTKTPLDYYSFLASDKLDKPYNFGNDNADKLDSSEAKKLESEEAIQQAIDLYQIEQFKDSTSLWKWTIRNKLKNKDITQIKELARLAEDNKMYYAAIFNIAVIGKYNNIDMLFPKAFLDTVKKNVKEFGIDQDLVLSIMRKESLFDVEAGSWAGAKGLMQVTEPTAKFIAKKYKLPLIGDESESMASQIFIPENNIKLGTANLYFLEKLFDKNPVLGIAAYNAGPGNVAKWLNNKEVPTTIWIENIPFGETRHYVRKVLMYMIVYNNFVFKDKKNHISNFLDYKISDKQSFRK is encoded by the coding sequence GTGTTAAGTAAAAAAAAGTTTATCATAGGAAGTATAGCATTCTTATCAATAGGTATTGGTTATAGTATTACAAACCAGCAGATACAGTATTCACAACAAGCGATAAAAGCTTTAGACAAAAAAGATTATAAGTTATACTATTATCTAAAAACAAAGCTTAAAGATACAAGCATATATCCGTATCTTCAATGTAAAGAAATAGCTATAGATCCTGTTATCTTTGAGATAGCAACAATAGATGATTATCTCAAAGAGAATCAAAACAGTTACTGGAGTAGTCAACTTAGAGATGATTTAGCAAACTACTATGCCAATAAAAAAGATTGGCAACATTTTCAGAAATATTATAGTGGAGACTTAGGTATATCAGGCAAATGTTGGTCAATGCAGGCTGAATATGAGTCAGGTAATAAGTCTAAAGCTATAAATGAATATGGAGAGCTTTGGCAAAATCGTGTCTATATGCCATCAGCATGTAATGATATGCAAAAGTATTGGGATAACTCTGAAGATAAATCAAAAGAGTATCTAATTACAAAGGCATATACTCTGGCTTTTGCTAATAAGTTCGATGATAGTTTGTGGTTACTCAATACATATGTCAAAAATAATAAAGATTATGTGAACTATATATCAGCATGGCAAAATGCTACAAAAAATCCTAGTAATTTGGATGGTTTTATAAATAGATTCCATAATTATAGAAACTTTGACAAAATCTTCATCAATATATCGACTAATTTAGTTAAAAAGAATCCTGAGCAATATGCAAAAATATGGGATAGTTTAAAAAATAAAAGATATCTTAGTAATGAAGCTAAGCAACAATCTATTTCTGCTATAGCTGTTAGTTTTGCTAGATCACAATCACCACAAGCTAAATATTGGTTAGCGAGAGTCGATAAAAGATATCTTGATACCACAGCATGGGAATGGTTGCTGAGAGTAGATTTATATAACGAGAATTTCAAAGATTATATACAAACATATAATCAATTACCTAAGAAATCTCAGCAAGATGAAGCGTGGAGATATTGGTTAGCATATAGTTATGAACAAGTAGGTCAAAAAGCAAAAGCGGATGAGATATATGTAAATTTAACTAAGACTCCTCTAGATTATTACTCATTCCTAGCATCTGACAAGCTTGATAAGCCATATAATTTTGGTAATGATAATGCTGATAAGTTAGATAGTAGCGAAGCTAAAAAACTTGAATCTGAAGAGGCTATTCAACAGGCAATTGATTTATATCAGATTGAGCAATTTAAGGATTCTACAAGTCTTTGGAAGTGGACGATACGCAATAAACTTAAGAATAAAGATATTACACAGATCAAAGAGTTAGCTAGATTGGCAGAAGATAATAAAATGTACTATGCTGCAATATTTAATATAGCTGTAATTGGTAAATACAATAATATTGATATGTTGTTTCCGAAAGCATTTTTAGATACAGTTAAGAAGAATGTTAAAGAATTTGGTATAGACCAAGATCTGGTATTATCGATAATGCGTAAGGAGTCATTGTTTGATGTTGAAGCAGGATCATGGGCAGGTGCAAAGGGACTAATGCAAGTAACAGAGCCTACGGCCAAATTTATTGCAAAGAAATATAAGTTACCTCTAATAGGCGATGAGTCTGAAAGCATGGCTAGTCAAATATTTATACCTGAGAATAACATTAAGCTTGGTACAGCTAATTTATATTTCTTAGAGAAGCTCTTTGATAAAAATCCTGTATTAGGAATAGCTGCTTATAATGCAGGTCCGGGAAATGTTGCTAAATGGCTGAATAATAAAGAAGTTCCGACAACCATTTGGATAGAGAATATTCCATTTGGTGAAACCCGTCATTATGTTAGAAAGGTTCTAATGTATATGATTGTATATAATAATTTTGTATTTAAAGACAAAAAGAATCATATCAGCAACTTCTTAGACTATAAAATATCTGATAAACAGAGCTTTAGAAAATAA
- the dnaE gene encoding DNA polymerase III subunit alpha: MFSHLRVHTGYSVVDSTVRLGDLFARAKDKSIVAVALTDVCNLFAAVKFYKQALSNGIKPIFGVELKIDTEFGVCDLVLLAENNQGYQNIVNLVSKAYQEADRFGSIPLIPKDWLKDINLANIICLNGGQNGELGKAVLAKDNIKAEEIISENIAIFGRDSYIIEIHKLEYENEGLYNEKALEFASEHNLIAVATNLTVFLESDDYDIHEIRACINEKTTILDESRKSKFTREQYLKSADEMYQTFSELPVLLENTLAIAKRCNVTFYLGKPCLPTVDIPDGLTEREYFSKLCYQGLDKRLAKIIENRPVDKHEHIIKVYKDRLQREIDIICDMGFPGYFLIVEDFIRWSKENDIPVGPGRGSGAGSLVAYSLLITDIDPLPYGLLFERFLNPERVSMPDFDIDFCIQGRDRVIKYVEQKYGKQSVGQIITYGTMAAKGVVRDVVRVMGQSFGFGDRIAKLIPEMPGTTFKKILHEGEPLYDEMQADEEVAEIVEKAQKLEGLPRSLGKHAAGIVISPTVISDFAPVYCEDKGGDIVTQFDKGDVEDVGLVKFDFLGLKNLTIIKNTIASINAKRPTNQSSLDISDIPLDDEKTFKLLQAGKTIGIFQLESQGMQQIVKDLGTSNFEEIIALVALYRPGPIENIPTFVDRKHGRKQTIYLHPLLEEVLRETYGIPVYQEQVMQMAQKLAGYTLGGADLLRRAMGKKKPEEMEQQRKIFKEGAAKYHNIEAGLADEIFDQMEAFAGYGFNKSHAAAYALIAYQTAWLKAHYPDEYMAALMSGDMGNTDQLVKFILDAKNMGITVLAPNVNKSVYDCIAALKGTILLGLGAIKGLGGEAIKSILNEREAGGKCSSIFDLTRRVDLRKVNKKALEALCCAGAIKDISKNRATAFNSIEKAIKNAGYVNEMAAAGQNDLFGFTEQESDTDTELERECIVEEWNLRELLINEKKALGMYFSGHIIDGESHWRNHVSFSDLEKIQKPSMDGNSVRIIASMITPPARRKTKTGRILYIINIDDEFDRADCLIGEDVFAAVKDNIQVDDVVVVEGKVSRDNQRECNKLSVDKVQPISQYIDENFSKVELNLRSQNVNSTNLKKVLDNLKKNIATTDIQRENVLEIKVSLDDVDAKFEYFRKPFSVYEFVNDISRLIAEGSTVSLSGV; encoded by the coding sequence ATGTTTTCTCATCTTCGTGTCCATACAGGATATTCTGTTGTTGATAGTACAGTTCGTTTAGGAGATCTTTTTGCTCGAGCAAAAGATAAAAGTATTGTCGCAGTAGCATTAACCGATGTGTGTAATTTATTTGCTGCGGTTAAATTTTATAAGCAAGCTTTATCAAATGGGATTAAGCCTATCTTTGGCGTAGAGCTAAAGATTGATACAGAATTTGGCGTATGTGATTTAGTACTATTAGCAGAAAATAATCAAGGTTATCAAAATATAGTTAATCTAGTTTCAAAAGCATATCAAGAGGCTGATAGGTTTGGTTCAATACCATTAATCCCCAAAGACTGGCTAAAAGATATAAATTTGGCAAATATCATCTGTCTAAATGGTGGTCAGAATGGTGAGCTAGGCAAAGCTGTTTTAGCTAAAGATAATATCAAGGCTGAAGAAATTATTAGTGAAAATATCGCAATTTTTGGTAGAGATAGTTATATTATTGAAATTCACAAACTTGAGTATGAAAATGAGGGCTTATACAACGAGAAAGCACTCGAATTTGCAAGTGAGCATAATCTCATAGCAGTAGCGACAAACTTGACGGTATTTTTGGAGTCAGATGATTATGATATTCATGAAATCAGAGCTTGTATCAATGAAAAAACAACGATCCTTGATGAGTCGCGCAAATCTAAATTTACAAGAGAGCAGTATCTAAAATCAGCTGATGAGATGTATCAAACTTTCTCAGAGCTACCAGTGTTGTTAGAGAATACTTTAGCAATAGCAAAAAGGTGTAATGTAACATTTTATCTAGGTAAACCATGTTTGCCAACTGTTGATATTCCAGATGGTTTGACGGAGAGAGAGTACTTTTCAAAGCTATGCTATCAAGGTTTAGATAAACGTTTAGCAAAAATTATAGAAAACAGACCAGTTGATAAACATGAGCATATTATAAAAGTTTACAAAGATAGACTGCAACGCGAGATCGATATTATCTGTGATATGGGATTTCCTGGTTATTTCTTGATAGTTGAAGATTTCATTAGATGGTCAAAAGAGAATGATATCCCAGTAGGTCCAGGGCGTGGTTCTGGTGCTGGTTCATTAGTAGCTTATTCACTGCTTATTACTGATATTGATCCTTTACCGTATGGGTTGCTTTTTGAGAGATTTCTAAATCCTGAAAGGGTATCGATGCCAGATTTTGATATTGATTTCTGTATTCAAGGTCGAGATAGAGTTATCAAATATGTAGAGCAGAAATATGGTAAACAAAGCGTTGGGCAAATTATTACTTACGGTACTATGGCTGCCAAAGGTGTGGTACGAGATGTAGTGCGTGTAATGGGACAGAGTTTTGGTTTTGGAGATAGGATTGCTAAGCTAATACCAGAAATGCCGGGTACTACATTTAAGAAGATTCTTCATGAAGGTGAGCCTCTATACGATGAAATGCAGGCAGATGAAGAAGTTGCTGAGATTGTTGAAAAAGCTCAAAAATTAGAAGGTCTACCACGAAGTTTAGGTAAGCATGCGGCGGGTATTGTGATATCCCCGACTGTGATATCAGATTTTGCTCCTGTATATTGTGAAGATAAAGGTGGAGATATAGTTACCCAATTTGATAAGGGCGATGTTGAAGATGTTGGTCTTGTGAAGTTTGACTTCTTGGGATTGAAAAACTTAACAATCATCAAAAATACTATTGCAAGTATCAATGCTAAAAGACCAACTAATCAATCATCTCTAGATATCTCTGATATTCCTCTTGATGATGAAAAGACATTTAAACTACTACAGGCTGGTAAAACTATCGGTATATTCCAGCTAGAGTCACAAGGGATGCAACAGATTGTCAAAGATCTTGGCACTTCAAATTTTGAGGAGATTATCGCCCTAGTAGCCCTATATCGTCCTGGTCCGATAGAGAATATTCCAACATTCGTAGATCGTAAACATGGTAGAAAGCAAACTATCTATTTACATCCATTACTAGAAGAAGTGCTTAGAGAAACTTATGGTATACCAGTTTATCAAGAGCAGGTAATGCAAATGGCGCAGAAGCTAGCTGGTTATACTTTAGGTGGAGCAGATTTATTGCGTCGCGCAATGGGTAAGAAAAAGCCAGAAGAGATGGAGCAACAGCGTAAAATTTTTAAAGAAGGTGCTGCTAAATATCACAATATTGAAGCTGGCCTCGCTGATGAGATATTTGACCAAATGGAAGCCTTTGCTGGTTATGGTTTCAACAAATCTCATGCTGCGGCTTATGCGTTGATTGCATACCAAACAGCTTGGCTGAAGGCTCATTACCCTGATGAGTATATGGCAGCTCTTATGTCGGGTGATATGGGTAATACAGATCAGTTGGTTAAATTTATTTTAGATGCTAAGAATATGGGTATCACGGTTTTAGCACCAAATGTAAATAAGAGTGTCTATGACTGTATTGCAGCTTTAAAAGGGACGATTTTATTGGGTCTAGGAGCTATCAAAGGTCTAGGTGGTGAAGCAATCAAAAGTATACTTAATGAGCGTGAGGCAGGTGGTAAGTGTAGTTCTATTTTTGACTTAACTCGTAGAGTAGATTTGCGTAAGGTTAATAAAAAAGCACTCGAAGCATTATGTTGTGCAGGAGCTATCAAGGATATATCTAAAAATAGAGCAACAGCTTTCAATTCTATTGAAAAAGCTATTAAAAATGCGGGTTATGTGAATGAAATGGCAGCAGCTGGGCAAAATGATTTATTCGGTTTTACAGAACAAGAGAGTGATACTGATACAGAGCTTGAAAGAGAGTGTATTGTAGAAGAGTGGAATCTTAGAGAGCTTTTGATTAATGAGAAAAAAGCATTAGGAATGTATTTCTCAGGGCATATTATTGATGGTGAAAGTCATTGGCGTAATCATGTTAGCTTTAGTGATCTTGAGAAAATCCAAAAACCAAGCATGGATGGTAATTCTGTAAGAATTATTGCAAGTATGATAACACCACCAGCTAGACGAAAAACTAAGACTGGTAGAATTCTATATATTATTAATATTGATGATGAGTTTGATAGAGCAGATTGTTTGATTGGTGAAGATGTATTTGCTGCAGTTAAAGATAATATTCAGGTTGATGATGTGGTTGTAGTAGAGGGTAAAGTTAGCCGCGATAATCAAAGAGAGTGCAATAAGCTAAGTGTTGATAAGGTACAACCAATATCACAATATATTGATGAGAATTTTAGTAAAGTTGAGCTGAATTTAAGAAGTCAAAATGTAAATTCAACTAACCTAAAAAAAGTATTAGATAACCTAAAGAAAAATATCGCTACTACTGATATTCAAAGAGAAAATGTCTTAGAGATAAAAGTATCTCTAGATGATGTTGATGCTAAGTTTGAATATTTTCGAAAGCCATTCTCGGTGTATGAGTTTGTTAATGATATTAGTAGGTTAATAGCTGAGGGAAGTACGGTTAGTTTGAGTGGGGTTTAA